The Pirellulales bacterium genome includes a window with the following:
- a CDS encoding DUF1508 domain-containing protein, whose protein sequence is MAYYMYVDKQGYWRWNLVSANNKIIADSSEGYFNKADCEHAISLVKGSWNAPVYQR, encoded by the coding sequence ATGGCATACTATATGTATGTTGATAAACAAGGTTACTGGCGGTGGAATTTGGTGTCGGCGAATAATAAGATTATTGCCGATTCAAGTGAGGGCTACTTCAACAAGGCGGATTGCGAGCACGCAATCAGTCTGGTGAAGGGTAGTTGGAATGCTCCTGTCTACCAACGCTAA